A genomic segment from Aspergillus puulaauensis MK2 DNA, chromosome 1, nearly complete sequence encodes:
- a CDS encoding rho GDP-dissociation inhibitor (BUSCO:EOG09264KK7;~COG:T;~EggNog:ENOG410PFBP;~InterPro:IPR024792,IPR000406,IPR014756;~PFAM:PF02115;~go_component: GO:0005737 - cytoplasm [Evidence IEA];~go_function: GO:0005094 - Rho GDP-dissociation inhibitor activity [Evidence IEA]), with translation MADHDDDLAASRTEGFKLGEKKTIAEYNELDKHDESLNRWKASLGLNAGDPIGDPNDPRTCIIKSLALEVEGRPDVVIDVSAEGAVEKLKDQPFKIKEGAHFRIKVTFEVHHDVLSGLKYIQAVKRKGLRVSKDEEMLGSFAPCTTEKRIYEKKFQEEEAPSGMLYRGHYNAESKFIDDDNKTHLHFEWSFDIAKDW, from the exons ATGGCCGACCACGACGATGATCTTGCCGCCTCCAGAACCGAGGGATTCAAGCTCGGTGAGAAGAAAACAATTGCCGAATACAACGAACTTG ACAAGCACGATGAATCACTAAACCGCTGGAAAGCCTCCCTCGGTCTCAACGCCGGTGACCCGATTGGCGACCCCAACGACCCCAGAACATGCATCATCAAGtccctcgccctcgaggTTGAAGGCCGGCCCGACGTCGTAATCGATGTCTCCGCCGAAGGCGCAGTTGAAAAGCTGAAAGATCAGCCcttcaagatcaaggaggGCGCCCACTTCCGCATCAAGGTGACCTTCGAGGTCCACCACGACGTCCTGAGTGGACTGAAGTACATACAGGCTGTCAAGCGCAAGGGCCTCCGTGTcagcaaggacgaggagatgctT GGAAGCTTTGCCCCGTGCACTACGGAAAAGCGCATATACGAAAAGAAGT TccaagaagaggaggcaCCCTCGGGTATGCTCTACCGCGGCCACTACAACGCAGAGTCCAAATTCATCGACGATGACAATAAGACCCATCTTCACTTCGAGTGGTCCTTCGATATCGCGAAGGACTGGTAA